From Hydra vulgaris chromosome 07, alternate assembly HydraT2T_AEP, a single genomic window includes:
- the LOC136082527 gene encoding uncharacterized protein LOC136082527, translated as MDLVQCAKMLKKCITFLENYRTFCFKQATVDAKELAEDLNIDPIFKPLKSVRRVKRHYDENAADEPIQNPEKKLENELLKLCKQLQEKLTVNTKSEIDGALLCDELISVLFFIKDKLSNVENEINTKEMTPLFVLNFIKKHCLQELYSNTWIVLRILLTIPVTDASGERIIKAKNSARKHFQF; from the exons ATGGATCTAGTACAGTGCgctaaaatgttgaaaaaatgcatcacatttttggaaaattacAGAACGTTTTGCTTTAAACAAGCAACGGTTGATGCCAAAGAGTTAGCTGAAGATTTAAACATCGATCCAATATTTAAGCCGCTTAAAAGTGTGCGACGAGTGAAACGCCATTATGATGAAAATGCTGCTGACGAACCAATTCAAAATCCCGAGAAGAAACTTGAA aatgaacttttaaaattgtgtaaacaattacaagaaaaattaactGTAAATACAAAATCAGAAATTGATGGTGCTTTGCTATGCGACGAACTAATAAGTGtgctgttttttattaaagataaattaagcAATGTTGAAAACgaaataaatacaaaagagATGACACCACTTTTTGtactgaattttattaaaaaacattgtctACAAGAGTTATATTCAAATACATGGATTGTTCTGCGCATTCTTCTTACAATACCTGTTACTGATGCTAGTGGAGAAC
- the LOC136082824 gene encoding uncharacterized protein LOC136082824 translates to MESTHNKEKNVFKTRNNKKLSGAQYRKRKAEKVDNLKKNYKKLENYFTSENSDCNKIKEGENVAHVLSNTSTSDEEDGIVSVRNVHYDEKDIGNENLFFRTLNIEQARRFYKAKKLFRIRYYFIIKYIILLFYYYIYILDIFIMAVTIDQIEKMMKKMFKEFKKETESMIKQQEKNVLNIISSSTKILYERLDNVESNIKENCKQIKTIKKEVEDIKVSLSFHEHLIDEKIRSVVNSQEKCITTSAIQSNESAFIKIRGKLREMEDRSRRNNLRIDGVKENDGESWEDSEMKVNKIFENYLGLKGIKIERAHRTGQKNSVKPRTIIIKLLDFKDKIDILKKTTNLKGKNIYINEDFCAETVQIRKNLREQMKIERAAGKFATISYDKLIIRDWASRKSNNSIS, encoded by the coding sequence ATGGAGAGTActcataataaagaaaaaaatgtttttaaaactcgTAATAATAAGAAACTATCTGGTGCTCAATACAGAAAACGTAAAGCagaaaaagttgataatttgaagaaaaattataaaaaacttgaaaattattttacatcGGAAAATAgtgattgtaataaaataaaggaaGGAGAAAATGTTGCGCATGTACTTAGTAATACATCAACCAGCGATGAAGAAGACGGAATAGTATCAGTTAGAAATGTTCACTACGATGAAAAAGATATCGGTAacgaaaatcttttttttcgcACATTGAACATTGAGCAAGCAAGACGTTTTTATAAAGCCAAAAAGTTATTTCGtattagatattattttattataaaatatataatattattattttattattatatatatatactcgatatatttattatggcagtTACAATCGATCAAATAgagaaaatgatgaaaaaaatgtttaaggagtttaaaaaagaaactgaaagcatgataaaacaacaagaaaagaATGTGTTAAACATTATAAGTAGTAGCACAAAAATATTATACGAGCGATTAGATAATGTTGAatcaaatattaaagaaaattgtaaacagatcaaaacaataaaaaaagaggtTGAAGATATTAAAGTGAGTCTAAGTTTTCACGAACACTTAATAGATGAAAAAATTAGGTCTGTCGTTAATTCACAAGAGAAGTGTATAACAACAAGCGCAATTCAAAGTAACGAATcagcatttattaaaattagagGCAAACTAAGAGAAATGGAAGATCGATCTCGGCGGAACAATCTGAGAATTGACGGAGTTAAAGAAAACGATGGGGAAAGCTGGGAAGACAGCGAAATGaaggtaaataaaatttttgaaaattatttaggtCTAAAAGGCATTAAAATAGAAAGGGCACACAGAACTGGCCAAAAAAACTCAGTTAAACCaagaacaataataataaaacttctgGACTTTAAGGATAAAATCGATATTCTTAAAAAGACCACTAATCTTAAAGGTAAAAATATCTATATCAATGAAGATTTTTGCGCTGAGACAGTGCAAATTAGGAAGAATTTACGGGAACAGATGAAAATCGAACGAGCGGCAGGAAAGTTTGCAACCATCTCGTATGATAAGCTGATCATACGCGATTGGGCTTCAAGGAAAAGTAATAATTCAATATcctag
- the LOC136071711 gene encoding uncharacterized protein LOC136071711 isoform X2 — MFSTKVLVIPGGRDLPYTRDITMSAIDNIREFVDMGGSYLGICAGAYFACSQVEFEKGTSLEVLGYRSLQFFKGIARGSVYNGFKYDSTSGARMVRLQLHHDFKAVNQNSYAYFDGGCEFVPEDNFTLHKTVAFYNDFNDKKAIVLTKFGKGKVLLSGVHPEMDVNFLKDSDYTSSQWIELMKYSHFQKELFCLFINILFDRCNEF; from the coding sequence ATGTTTTCTACTAAGGTTCTTGTAATTCCAGGTGGTAGAGACTTACCCTATACAAGAGATATTACTATGTCAGCAATCGATAATATTCGTGAGTTTGTAGACATGGGTGGTTCCTATTTAGGTATTTGTGCTGGTGCATATTTTGCTTGCTCTCAAGTTGAGTTTGAAAAAGGAACTTCCCTTGAGGTCCTTGGGTAcagaagtttacaattttttaagggCATTGCAAGAGGAAGTGTTTATAATGGATTTAAGTATGATTCCACGAGTGGTGCACGTATGGTTCGTTTGCAATTGCATCATGATTTTAAAGCAGTCAACCAAAATAGTTATGCTTATTTTGATGGTGGGTGTGAATTCGTACCTGAAGATAATTTTACCTTACACAAAACTGTTGCATTTTACAAcgattttaatgacaaaaaagcCATTGTACTTACAAAGTTTGGTAAAGGCAAAGTGCTTTTGTCAGGAGTTCATCCTGAAATGGATGTAAATTTTCTTAAAGATTCTGATTACACATCTTCTCAATGGATTGAATTAATGAAGTATTCTCATTTCcaaaaagaattgttttgtCTGTTTATAAATATCCTATTTGACAGGTGTAATGAATTTTAa
- the LOC101236809 gene encoding ELAV-like protein 2, whose translation MQQQQEDEEFDVKRNLIVNYLPQTFTQDEVSQMFARIGPVSNCKLIRNYTTGQSLGYAFIEYPTAQLAEDAINQLDGMTLQDKKLKVSYARPSSTEIKNSNVYVAGLPSWVDEDRLLSLFAPFGSIITHKILTDAASKSRGVGFVRYSLKSDAEKAIESMAGKVLPDSTTALIVKLAIPPASKQLAAAAAAAQPLNSIAGVPKQIVQYNPMSLSNPVYVYGLQPHHSELTLYELFAPFGGILNVKLIRDNAKPEKPCKGYGFVNFRKQDEALAAIATMHNHPYDGKILQVSFKQNKQLGQATAMNLLMHQGVASTPIPQNNISVGMNYGYGAVGQGVYR comes from the coding sequence ATGCAGCAACAACAAGAAGATGAGGAGTTTGATGtaaaaagaaatctaattgTAAATTATCTGCCGCAAACTTTTACTCAAGATGAAGTAAGCCAAATGTTTGCAAGAATTGGTCCAGTAAGTAATTGTAAATTAATTCGAAACTATACAACTGGGCAAAGTTTAGGATACGCCTTCATTGAGTACCCAACAGCTCAATTAGCAGAAGATGCTATTAACCAACTCGACGGTATGACTCTTCAAGATAAGAAACTTAAGGTAAGCTATGCTCGACCATCAtcaactgaaattaaaaattcaaatgtcTATGTAGCTGGGTTGCCTTCATGGGTAGATGAAGATCGTTTGCTGTCATTATTTGCACCATTTGGATCAATTATAACACATAAAATTTTGACCGATGCAGCAAGCAAAAGTCGTGGTGTGGGCTTTGTCAGATATTCATTAAAATCTGATGCGGAAAAAGCTATTGAAAGCATGGCCGGTAAAGTTTTGCCTGATTCAACGACAGCTCTTATAGTAAAGTTAGCAATTCCTCCTGCTTCAAAACAGTTAGCTGCTGCTGCAGCTGCAGCTCAACCACTGAATTCAATAGCAGGTGTCCCAAAACAAATTGTGCAATATAATCCAATGTCTTTAAGCAATCCAGTATATGTATATGGACTACAACCACATCATTCTGAACTCACCCTTTATGAGTTGTTTGCTCCTTTTGGAGGTATTTTAAATGTCAAGTTGATTCGTGATAATGCTAAGCCTGAAAAACCTTGTAAAGGTTATGGGTTTGTTAACTTTCGTAAACAAGATGAGGCTCTTGCTGCAATAGCAACTATGCATAATCATCCATATGATGGTAAAATATTACAAGTATCTTTTAAGCAAAACAAGCAGCTAGGACAAGCAACAGCTATGAATTTGCTTATGCATCAAGGAGTTGCCTCAACTCCAATACCACAAAACAATATTAGTGTTGGAATGAACTATGGATATGGTGCAGTTGGGCAAGGTGTTTATAGATAA